GAAGTCTACGAACAATATGGCGGACCAGTAGTTACCGGCTATGAGGTAGATGACGAGGGTACTAAACATTATGGTATTTTAAAAACTAAACCACTAACTAATGATGTTTTTGAGGTTGAAGGTATAGTGGAAAAACCCGGGCCCGAAAAAGCCCCTTCCCGCTTGGCTAGTTTGGGCGGCTATATTTTAACGCCTGATATTTTTAAAATTCTGGAAAATACCGACCCTGGTCGTGACAATGAGTTGTGGTTAGTTGATGCCATTGAAACCCTGCGCCAACAGCGACCAATTTTTGCCAAAAAAGTCCAAGGAACTTATTACGATGTCGGCTCCAAGTTAGGCTGGCTAAAGGCCAATGTTGACTTAGCCTTACAACATCCGGAAATAAAAGATGATTTTAAAAAATATTTAACCACAAAAATATGAAATCCAGCCGTTTTGTCTTATTAACTATTTTAAGTCTAACCCTTACTTTCAGTTTAATGGGGTTGGGTTGTAAAGGCGGCGACCCAGAAGCTCAAACTAAAGCTTCTACCAAAATCACCTTAAATTGGTGGCGAATAAACGGCCAAACCAGCGATTTTGCCGACTTGGTAAAAAACTATCAACAAATTCATCCCAATATAAATATCAAAGTAACTGTTGTTCCGGCCCAACAATTAGAACAAAAACTACTAGAAGCTTTAGCCGCCGGCCAAGGACCGGATTTAGTTTCCTTGTTAAACAGTCACCTAGGTGCCTGGCAAGATAAAATGGCTCCCTTACCAGCGACCCTTACTTTACCCTTTCGAGAAATGCAGGGTTTTATAAAAAAAGAACCTACTTGGGTAATGCGCTCCAATGCCACCCTTAACCCCAAAGCTCTACCAGCTCTTTATGTTGACACTGTACCGCAAGATGTGATTATTAATAATCAAATTTATGGTTTGCCTTTATCGGTAGATAGTTTGGTAATGTATTACAACCGTGACCTTTTAAACGTTGCCCAAATCGCCACCGCACCTACTACCTGGACTGAATTCAAAACAGCCGTACAAAAAATAAGCCTCCTAGACAAAAATGGTAAATTTATTCAACACGGCGCAGCTTTAGGTGAAGCTGATAATCTGCCCTATGCCACTGACATTGTTACTGCTTTAATGCTTCAAAATGGTACACCTATGGTAAACAGCCAAGGCAGTCAAGCTATTTTTAACCAACCAGTTAAATCGGGTGACCAACAATTTATTCCTGGTTTAGATGCCTTAAGATTCTATGCTGATTTTGCCAATCCCAGCAAAGAAACTTATTCTTGGTCACGCCAAACCGGCGATGCCTGGCAAACTTTTGCCAGTGGTAAGGTTGGTTTTATTTTTGGCTATTTTAGAGATTTTAAAAACCTAAAACAAATCGCTCCTAAAGTAAATATTGGTTTAGCGTCTTTACCACAAATAGATGACACGACCAAACCCAGTAATTTAGCTAATTATTATTTAGAAACCGTACCCAAACAATCAAACTATCAATCGGAAGCTTGGGATTTCTTACAGTTTGTTTCTAAATCAAATCTGCTAAAAGATTATTTAGATAAAACTAAACAACCAACCGCTCATCGAGCCTTACTAAAAGAACAATTAAAAGATCCTGATTTAACTATTGCCGCTAGTCAAGTTTTATACAGCCAAAACTGGTACCACGGATTAAAACCGGAAATAATGGAAGGCTCACTTAAAGCCATGATTAGACAAGCGGTGGATGGAGTGGATTTGGAACAAGCCCTTAAATACGCCGCCAGTCAAATTTCTCAAACTTTGCAAAATAGGCGCTAAAAAAATAAGATGCTAAAATAATAATATGAAAAAAAATAGGTACTATTTGTGGTTTGGATTATTAATCGGGGCCTTCTTTTTATTCCCTTTAGTTGCCCAAGCTTTTGATATTTCCAAAGGAATTGTTGGCAACCTGCCACAAGCCTGCGCCGAGCAAGGCACTTGTTCTTTTTGTGACTTTGTCGGCTTATTCGTAGTTTTACAAAAAGTTATTCTGTCCATTTTTGGGGGCCTAGCTTTAATAATGCTTATTTGGGGTGG
This is a stretch of genomic DNA from Patescibacteria group bacterium. It encodes these proteins:
- a CDS encoding extracellular solute-binding protein, with the protein product MKSSRFVLLTILSLTLTFSLMGLGCKGGDPEAQTKASTKITLNWWRINGQTSDFADLVKNYQQIHPNINIKVTVVPAQQLEQKLLEALAAGQGPDLVSLLNSHLGAWQDKMAPLPATLTLPFREMQGFIKKEPTWVMRSNATLNPKALPALYVDTVPQDVIINNQIYGLPLSVDSLVMYYNRDLLNVAQIATAPTTWTEFKTAVQKISLLDKNGKFIQHGAALGEADNLPYATDIVTALMLQNGTPMVNSQGSQAIFNQPVKSGDQQFIPGLDALRFYADFANPSKETYSWSRQTGDAWQTFASGKVGFIFGYFRDFKNLKQIAPKVNIGLASLPQIDDTTKPSNLANYYLETVPKQSNYQSEAWDFLQFVSKSNLLKDYLDKTKQPTAHRALLKEQLKDPDLTIAASQVLYSQNWYHGLKPEIMEGSLKAMIRQAVDGVDLEQALKYAASQISQTLQNRR